Genomic DNA from Solanum dulcamara chromosome 4, daSolDulc1.2, whole genome shotgun sequence:
TTCCACATTGAACaaagcaacagcaacagcagaaCTAGGAGAGAGAGTATGCTTCAACAGAGAACACCAGAAAGGACACTAATTCATCAAAGGCACTAATTCTTCAGCTCATGTAACATAACGAGGCTGTTGTGTAAGGTATGAATCTTCTCTGAGGATTTAGCTGTCCTGGAGTCATAAGAGTCTCAACCTTCTTCTCCCTCAGGTGACAAAGATATATCCTTTCAGTCGTGTAGATCACCACAATGTCGTCAGCATTGTTAAAACATGCTAGTATGCTGCAGGACACGGTACCCTTGTTAATAAATGGAATTTTCTCAAATGCTCGCCAAGACTTCTTTTGTCCAAGATTTACACATACACTGCGCTTCAGGCTCATGTCCATTCCTCCATAGATATCTAATATAAAAACATCCCCATGGTCATTATAAGCAGTTACATAGCATAGCTCATCTTCTATCTGAGTCAAGGCAACATATCTCCCCGGTGGAATAGGCACATGTAGAACTGCTGTGATCTCATTTTTCACATCAAATGCTAGCACATCATTTGATGTTGTATTCCAGTAAGCAATCCCCTTCATATAAAATCCCCCACCAATAACAATTGTATCTTCTAACTCAAGACATTCTGAAGAAGAGCGCATCCAAGAATTTGATTGAGACGAGTTAAATCGCAAAGAAGACAATTAGTTGACCAAGAAGAGGGACAGCAGCGACAATGTGATAACAGGATTCAATATTACCATGAGGATCAAATGCAAGAACAACAGCTGGATCAGATCCATGATAATATTGATGAGAAGGGATAAGTTTCCAATCTTCGGTTACAGGATTACAAACATAATAATTCTCCAACCCCTGACAAAGGAGCAACCCGTTGCTAGAACTTAGAACTTTAACCCTTTCAGGCAAGAAACCAAGGGAAGGACTGGGGACTCCATTCGCAGAATGGTTCGGAGACAAAAAATTAGGATTAGATTGAATATCCATATCCACAGTTTGATAAAAGTAGTCTGAAAGTTTATGGAATGAAGTACTTTGCTCGTATGATAATAATGGACTATCCAATGATTCCATTCCTTGGAGACTGCCCGAAACTTCATTAATGATTTAGCGGGAAGGGAAGGCACTACATGTTTCTTGGCGACGTCTTTGATCTTTTGTCCTCTCTTATAATGTAGTCTGCAGGTATTTGAgattcttcattccattccggCTGAAAAGCAACCTTCTTTAAGTCGTCCTCTGGAGACTGCAATCCAAGACAATCCGCCCTGTCAGCCACATGAAACATTTGTATCTATTCTTCTCTATTTAGGCTGGGCATTTTCAACAAGTTCACTTATAAAGTCTCATTTTAAAAGTGTATTCATCAATAAGGAGAGGAAGAAAACAATACCTTGAAAATCCCACTCATGTCATCATCCTCCAATTCATCAATCAAGTCATCATTCGATTCATCAGAGCCAACAGCCATGTCGTCCTTGgaagatttcatattttttttgttctgtCGACTAAAAGCAGGGTGTTAGTGACAATGGAAAATTGAAAGTTTAAACATCCTCAAAGCATACTTATGAAAGAAACAGAGCCTAATCACTCTATGAaattaaacaacaacaacaacaatgttCATTCCACAAGTGGCTTCTGGAGAGGTACAATGTGCGTAGACCTTAACACTATCTCACGGATAGATTACTTTATAATCAAGTAAAAGAACAATAAACATTATTGCAAAAGTGTGGATtaacatcaaaaaaataaattaaatgataGTGGAAAGTGTGGATTAACGTGAATTATTGAGGGAAATTCAATTTAATTAGAGGGATTTTAGGATATTCATTCATGGAAAGAGAATCCCACTAGGACTGAACTTCCTTTCATGTCTGCTACTTGTGTATATTCTGGTAACTCATAAGGGCAGCAATGCATAGTCGCCTAGTGACATGCCAAATCCAATTACTTTCACTCCCTTTGAAAGCTGGCCCTCCTCATTGGATCTAAGTAAAATCTaccaaaaagagaagaaaaaccaCAAGTCTAGTAGCAAATTAAATAATGGGAAATAAGAGTAAAACATTAACCATGGTATAAAAACTATATGGAGAAAAATCAATTCTTTCTATTGAAAGAACTCATAATTCAATAATTTACAACTTACAGGGTGCCTTGAGTTTTATTATAggtctgatacataaatatgtcatttaacTTAACTCCAACTTATATTTATTCCCTCCAACTTTGGATGTGGACTCATGTGTttacttgttcaactttatacaaatttaaatatcGCACGTTCAAAATTGGAGGACATGAATGTGAAATGAGGCCAAATTAAAGTGCATATCTATGTATTGTACCTTTATTATATTATCTCAAAGCGGAACTTTCCAACGCGGATCTAAATTAGTTTGACATAAAACAGATACCGAAGTGAAAAAccccaaaaaataaataccAACGCAACCATATACAACCGAGTGGAAATTCTGATCAGAAGCCTGAAAGGAATAATAAAATGAACTTCATTTATAAAAAGTTTAATATATCCACTGCTATCATATACGATAATTAAACTTGCGCTGTCACTTGAAAGTCAAAAGGTAAAGTAATCATCGCTGATAAAGttatgaataataataacatgaaATATAAAATAGACTAAAGCTTATGATAATTATCGAAAACTTCTGCAATTCTTGAAAGCTGATTGCATCTCCAAACAAAGAACCTTCGACTGCAGCCAAGGCAGACTAGAGAGAGACTAAGCTGTTGACGTAGGGCAAGCATCTGGTCGCATTATGAAATTCACCCGGAATGCATTTTGTTGCACGAGACTTGAAATCATACCAAAAGGCTTTCCCCCCTCTTCGGACCACCAACATATCACTGTCAACATGTAAAACTGAGAAGCCCCCTCCCCCTACATCCCCAACAACTCTACTGTCAAGAACAACCTCCTGTTTTACTGACCACATTCTGGTTTGGCTTCCCATTTGCATTGTATTTGAGTGGACATTATCCAAAATGTTAAAACTGATCGAATTACCCCAAACATTAGTCTTACAGAGCTTTCCTCTAAACTCCCCCAAAATCCCATGAGAATCATAGTTTTGAAGGAGCTGTGACCTCTCCTTTGTTAGATCAAAAGAAAGAATACTACCAGTATTTGTCATCCAGTAAACAACACCATTCACGTGAACCCCTGATTTTGGCATACGTGATGCTCTAGCTCCAAAATGGATCTCCCCAGCAACTTCCCAAGAATTCCCTTTGGATGAATAGATATCAAACTCAATTGCATCACCAAAATCTGTGGATGGAAAAGCGCATATAATTTTGTACTCAGCTACAAAGTTGAGCAATGATGGTTCATATAAGAGCACAATCACTGGATCTGATCCATGATCCGCATTAGATTTTGGAAATTTCTTCCACTGCTGAGTAACAGGATTACATATGTAGTAGGCCCTGTCCCCTGAACAACCTTGGCAGCAAAGCAGTCCATTAGAGGAGGACCTAATGTCAACAGGCTCGGGCAAAAACTTAAGGAATGGATCTGGCACCCCACAAAAGCTTGGGTCTATGGGTATGAGAGAAGGAGAACCATCAGGTTTTTGGAGAAAGAAGCCTGAAGTACCGCGACAAGAAAGGGACTGTTTATGGGCAAAAAATGGACTCGAAATCTGGAGTTTCCAGTCCCTACATACAGCACGGAATTTGAAAAGTGATTTGgcaggaagaaaagaaagggaatgTTCCCTGATGATGTCCTTAAGATCCATATAGATCTTATTATTCTGTGCAGCAAGAGATCTGTCTGGCCTTTTTCCACGATCCATTATTGACCAAAAGTTGTTCCACTGTCAAACAACAACACTAGTCTTAATGTTAGAATGCATTATTTTGAAACAAACACTTTAGGAGT
This window encodes:
- the LOC129886312 gene encoding F-box protein At5g49610-like — protein: MDRGKRPDRSLAAQNNKIYMDLKDIIREHSLSFLPAKSLFKFRAVCRDWKLQISSPFFAHKQSLSCRGTSGFFLQKPDGSPSLIPIDPSFCGVPDPFLKFLPEPVDIRSSSNGLLCCQGCSGDRAYYICNPVTQQWKKFPKSNADHGSDPVIVLLYEPSLLNFVAEYKIICAFPSTDFGDAIEFDIYSSKGNSWEVAGEIHFGARASRMPKSGVHVNGVVYWMTNTGSILSFDLTKERSQLLQNYDSHGILGEFRGKLCKTNVWGNSISFNILDNVHSNTMQMGSQTRMWSVKQEVVLDSRVVGDVGGGGFSVLHVDSDMLVVRRGGKAFWYDFKSRATKCIPGEFHNATRCLPYVNSLVSL